In Oryza glaberrima chromosome 8, OglaRS2, whole genome shotgun sequence, the following are encoded in one genomic region:
- the LOC127781806 gene encoding serine/threonine protein kinase OSK4, which yields MEGNARGGGHSEALKNYNLGRTLGIGSFGKVKIAEHKLTGHRVAIKILNRRQMRNMEMEEKAKREIKILRLFIHPHIIRLYEVIYTPTDIYVVMEYCKFGELFDYIVEKGRLQEDEARRIFQQIISGVEYCHRNMVVHRDLKPENLLLDSKYNVKLADFGLSNVMHDGHFLKTSCGSPNYAAPEVISGKLYAGPEVDVWSCGVILYALLCGTLPFDDENIPNLFKKIKGGIYTLPSHLSALARDLIPRMLVVDPMKRITIREIREHQWFQIRLPRYLAVPPPDTAQQAKMIDEDTLQDVVNLGYEKDHVCESLRNRLQNEATVAYYLLLDNRFRATSGYLGADYQESLERNLNRFASSESASSNTRHYLPGSSDPHASGLRPHYPVERKWALGLQSRAQPREIMIEVLKALEDLNVCWKKNGQYNMKCRWSVGYPQATDMLDVNHSFVDDSIIMDNGDVNGRLPAVIKFEIQLYKSRDEKYLLDMQRVMGPQLLFLDFCAAFLTKLRVL from the exons ATGGAAGGAAATGCTAGAGGCGGTGGGCATTCTGAGGCACTGAAGAACTACAATCTAGGAAGAACTTTAGGTATTGGTTCATTTGGAAAAGTGAAGATTGCAGAGCATAAGCTTACAGGGCACAGAGTTGCTATAAAGATCCTGAACCGTCGCCAAATGAGAAATATGGAAATGGAGGAGAAAG CAAAGAGAGAAATCAAGATATTGAGGTTGTTCATTCATCCCCATATCATTCGCCTTTATGAGGTCATATACACTCCTACGGATATATATGTTGTGATGGAGTACTGCAAGTTTGGAGAACTGTTTGATTACATTGTTGAGAAAGGCAGGTTGCAGGAAGATGAGGCTCGCCGAATCTTCCAGCAG ATTATATCTGGGGTTGAATACTGCCACAGAAACATGGTGGTTCATCGTGATCTGAAGCCAGAAAACTTGCTACTGGATTCAAAGTATAACGTAAAGCTTGCTGACTTTGGTTTGAGTAATGTCATGCATGATGGCCATTTTTTAAAGACAAGCTGCGGGAGTCCGAATTATGCTGCTCCAGAG GTGATCTCTGGTAAATTATATGCTGGACCCGAGGTTGATGTATGGAGCTGTGGAGTGATCCTTTATGCTCTCCTTTGTGGTACTCTTCCATTTGATGACGAGAATATCCCCAACCTATTCAAAAAGATAAAG GGTGGTATATATACTCTCCCAAGTCATTTATCTGCTCTGGCCAGGGATTTGATCCCAAGGATGCTTGTTGTTGATCCAATGAAGAGAATCACAATTCGTGAAATTCGAGAGCATCAATGGTTTCAGATTCGCCTTCCTCGTTACTTAGCAGTGCCTCCACCAGACACAGCACAGCAAGCCAAAATG ATTGATGAAGATACCCTTCAAGACGTTGTAAACTTGGGTTATGAAAAGGACCATGTGTGTGAATCTCTGCGCAATAGACTGCAAAATGAG GCAACTGTTGCATATTATTTGCTATTGGACAATCGATTCCGAGCTACCAGTGGCTATCTGGGAGCAGACTATCAAGAATCATTG GAGAGGAATCTTAATCGCTTTGCTTCATCAGAATCAGCAAGTTCAAATACAAGGCATTATCTCCCAGGAAGCAGTGATCCTCATGCCAGTGGTTTGCGCCCACATTATCCTGTTGAAAGAAAATGGGCTCTTGGACTTCAG TCTCGAGCTCAGCCTCGCGAGATAATGATTGAGGTCCTAAAGGCACTTGAAGACTTAAATGTCTGCTGGAAGAAGAATGGACAGTACAACATGAAGTGCAGATGGAGCGTTGGGTATCCTCAGGCCACTGATATGTTAGATGTCAACCACAGCTTTGTTGATGACTCAATTATAATGGATAATGGCGATGTAAACGGGAGGTTACCTGCTGTGATCAAGTTTGAAATCCAG CTTTACAAGAGCAGAGACGAGAAGTATCTGCTGGATATGCAGAGAGTTATGGGGCCTCAGCTCCTTTTCCTGGACTTCTGTGCAGCCTTCCTTACCAAGCTGAGGGTTCTATAG
- the LOC127783390 gene encoding trihelix transcription factor ASIL2-like → MAQEAASAAAAGEEGALPQRRRKSAPGQPWAHMETMHLLDAYEERWTRLRRGQLKAQQWEEVAADVAARCAASGAALRKTGTQCRHKLEKLRKRYRIEGARPVTSLWPYFRRMERLERGPLPVSSAFPPPPPAASPPAAASDEDDDDDDDDEEDDEEEEEVEEPIPRNNTRSINGILRDSGGGGGGFSGFAPRPPPQQPPPSFAMLSTAPPRKRVPYEAFQAKVAMADKVKEEEPPPVATRPGGGTNEQLSAVVRDFGQGIMRLERRRMEMQWEIDRGWKETEARHNRMLLDAQRHLHEALAATPPPLKKARREHGGDGS, encoded by the coding sequence ATGGCgcaggaggcggcgtcggcggcggcggcgggggaggagggggcgctgccgcagcggaggaggaagagcgcgCCGGGGCAGCCCTGGGCGCACATGGAGACCATGCACCTCCTCGACGCCTACGAGGAGCGGTGGACGAGGCTGCGCCGGGGGCAGCTCAAGGCGCAGCAGTGGGAGGAGGTGGCTGCCGACGTCGCCGCGCGGTGCGCCGCGTCGGGGGCCGCGCTGCGCAAGACCGGGACGCAGTGCCGCCACAAGCTGGAGAAGCTCCGCAAGCGCTACCGCATCGAGGGCGCCCGCCCCGTCACCTCGCTCTGGCCATACTTCCGCCGCATGGAGCGCCTCGAGCGCGGCCCGCTCCCTGTCTCCTCCGCcttccccccgccgccgcccgccgcctccccacccgccgccgcctctgacgaggacgacgacgacgacgacgacgacgaggaggatgacgaagaagaagaggaagtgGAAGAGCCCATCCCCCGGAACAACACCAGGAGCATCAACGGCATCCTCcgggacagcggcggcggcggcggcgggttcagCGGCTTCGCCCCTCGCccaccgccgcagcagccgccgccatccttcGCGATGCTCTCCACCGCGCCTCCCCGGAAGAGGGTCCCCTACGAGGCATTTCAAGCCAAGGTCGCCATGGCAGACAAGGTGAAGGAAGAGGAGCCACCTCCGGTAGCAACCCGCCCCGGCGGGGGCACCAACGAGCAGCTCTCCGCTGTGGTAAGGGATTTCGGCCAGGGGATCATGCGGCTCGAGAGGCGGCGCATGGAGATGCAGTGGGAGATCGATCGTGGGTGGAAGGAAACCGAGGCCCGCCACAACAGGATGCTTCTTGATGCTCAGCGCCACCTCCACGAGGCtctcgccgccacgccgccgcccctcaAGAAGGCCAGGAGGGAgcacggcggagacggctcgtAA